Proteins encoded together in one Kutzneria kofuensis window:
- a CDS encoding thiamine pyrophosphate-binding protein — protein sequence MTRIGADLVVETLKALGADTVFGEPGQHALGLFDALRRSDLRYVGNRTEPSAAFAADGHARLTGRVTPLVVSTGPGALLTLAGLHEAVSSSSPVLGISSQIPSDGLGGRRRGYLHELPDQQASFRDVVKSVHVVRTAAQIPAALAEAWRSASTAPTGPVWVEIPQDVLAGPTVQPPVLSVDAEPRILRAQAELVAEAVKLLDAAKRPMILAGGGVVRAGAQEALLALAERLGAPVASTFGGRGAFPWEHPLSLRSWLEDRHTTEFLASADVLLVVGSGLGELSTNYGTFRPGGRVIQVEADAARLAANYPALGIHADAGEFLSEVVKHIAVRDRPAPDTAGLLARVGARLDGQDLALERDTLAAIREALPDDSPSFWDMTILGYWAWSAWDPRSGGMHTAQGSGGLGWAFPAAVGAAAALRGNRPVLAVSGDGGAMYGLAELATAAQHKLRVTWLIVDDGGYGILREYMDTPYGTELTRPDFVALARSFGVSATLSSPAGLASDMINSLAADGPSVVVLPAVFKMFAPTHQEVQWRTT from the coding sequence GTGACGCGCATCGGGGCGGATCTGGTCGTCGAGACGCTGAAGGCGCTCGGCGCGGACACGGTGTTCGGCGAGCCGGGGCAGCACGCGCTCGGCCTGTTCGACGCGTTGCGCCGCTCCGACCTGCGCTATGTCGGCAACCGCACGGAACCGTCGGCCGCGTTCGCGGCCGACGGCCACGCGCGGCTGACCGGACGGGTGACGCCGCTCGTCGTGTCAACAGGTCCTGGCGCATTGCTCACATTGGCCGGGTTGCATGAGGCAGTCTCGTCTTCGTCGCCGGTGCTGGGCATCAGCAGCCAGATCCCGTCCGACGGGCTGGGCGGCCGGCGGCGCGGCTACCTGCACGAACTTCCCGACCAGCAGGCGAGTTTCCGCGATGTGGTGAAGTCCGTGCACGTAGTGCGGACCGCGGCGCAGATCCCGGCCGCGCTGGCCGAGGCGTGGCGAAGCGCTTCAACCGCGCCGACCGGCCCCGTATGGGTGGAGATTCCACAGGACGTGCTGGCCGGTCCGACCGTGCAGCCACCGGTGCTTTCGGTCGACGCCGAGCCGAGAATCTTGCGGGCGCAAGCAGAACTGGTCGCGGAGGCGGTGAAGCTGCTCGACGCTGCCAAGCGGCCGATGATCCTCGCCGGCGGCGGCGTGGTGCGCGCCGGCGCCCAGGAAGCGTTGCTGGCGTTGGCCGAACGCCTCGGCGCGCCCGTGGCCAGCACGTTCGGCGGTCGCGGCGCGTTCCCGTGGGAGCACCCGCTGTCCCTGCGGTCGTGGCTGGAGGACCGGCACACCACGGAGTTCCTGGCCTCGGCCGACGTGCTGCTGGTGGTCGGCTCCGGGCTCGGTGAGCTGTCCACGAACTACGGCACGTTCCGGCCGGGCGGACGGGTCATCCAGGTGGAGGCCGACGCGGCGCGGCTGGCGGCGAACTATCCAGCATTGGGGATCCACGCCGACGCCGGGGAATTTCTGTCCGAAGTTGTCAAACACATTGCCGTGCGGGACCGTCCGGCGCCGGACACCGCCGGCCTGCTGGCGCGCGTCGGGGCGCGGCTGGACGGTCAGGACCTGGCGTTGGAGCGCGACACTCTGGCCGCCATAAGGGAAGCGCTACCCGACGACTCGCCCAGTTTCTGGGACATGACCATTCTCGGCTATTGGGCCTGGTCAGCGTGGGACCCACGATCGGGCGGAATGCACACGGCGCAGGGTTCCGGCGGCCTCGGCTGGGCGTTCCCGGCGGCCGTCGGGGCGGCCGCGGCGCTGCGGGGGAATCGGCCGGTGCTGGCCGTTTCCGGCGACGGCGGAGCCATGTACGGGCTCGCCGAGCTGGCCACCGCGGCCCAGCACAAGCTGCGCGTCACGTGGTTGATCGTGGATGATGGAGGGTATGGGATTCTCCGCGAGTACATGGACACCCCGTACGGCACCGAGCTGACCCGCCCGGACTTCGTGGCGCTGGCCAGGTCGTTCGGCGTGTCGGCGACCCTGAGCAGTCCGGCCGGGCTGGCGTCCGACATGATCAATTCGTTGGCGGCCGACGGCCCGAGCGTCGTCGTGCTGCCGGCGGTGTTCAAGATGTTCGCGCCGACCCACCAGGAGGTGCAATGGCGCACAACGTGA
- a CDS encoding HNH endonuclease, translating to MKELTLDIENKEPCGALFDLLARVDIPGLSDQEKVTAYILAGKIAAFGHAIQLEVLHHVDDLTELAMAGHEPERALGQRKEFSRVVETLPRLFAQLRRGEIDQRRLEVVDERVGHLPDQALITQVEDSLVEVAPGLNRSQLARQTTKLVALADPDGHDQRCHKAKLERRVEFTPLPDGMAQLKAILPAVDARMAYDLLNADVTDLPKDDRTTDQKRADAFLDRFLANTKDRQVQVHVTIPIETLIGLTKEPGLLDGYGPIPAELACELAMQGPWRGILLDQYRHAIAMSTAKYRPTAPMREMVKVHDGGLCTAPGCTSPIRELDHVIPWPKGKTKATQLKGLCSWHHHRKHDNYTVTLDSDGTTTWTTPQGRVHTTRPHQY from the coding sequence ATGAAAGAACTCACCCTCGACATCGAGAACAAGGAGCCCTGCGGGGCCCTGTTCGACCTGTTGGCGAGGGTGGACATTCCAGGCCTCTCCGATCAGGAGAAGGTCACCGCCTACATTCTGGCCGGCAAGATCGCCGCATTCGGCCACGCCATCCAGCTCGAAGTCCTCCACCACGTCGACGACCTCACCGAACTGGCCATGGCCGGCCACGAACCCGAGCGGGCGTTGGGACAACGCAAGGAATTCAGCCGGGTGGTCGAGACACTGCCCCGCCTGTTCGCCCAGCTGCGGCGCGGCGAGATCGACCAACGACGACTGGAAGTCGTCGACGAGCGGGTCGGCCATCTGCCCGATCAGGCTCTGATCACCCAGGTCGAGGACTCCCTGGTCGAGGTAGCGCCGGGATTGAACCGCAGCCAACTCGCCCGCCAGACCACGAAACTGGTCGCCCTGGCCGACCCCGACGGCCACGACCAGCGCTGCCACAAGGCCAAGTTGGAACGCCGAGTCGAATTCACACCGCTACCCGATGGGATGGCCCAACTCAAGGCCATCCTGCCCGCCGTTGACGCCCGCATGGCCTACGACCTGCTCAACGCCGACGTCACCGACCTGCCCAAAGACGACCGGACCACCGACCAGAAGCGGGCCGACGCCTTCCTCGACCGCTTCCTGGCCAACACGAAGGACCGGCAGGTCCAGGTCCACGTCACCATCCCCATCGAGACCCTCATCGGCCTGACCAAAGAGCCCGGCCTGCTGGACGGCTACGGCCCCATCCCCGCCGAACTCGCCTGCGAACTGGCCATGCAGGGCCCCTGGCGCGGCATCCTGCTCGACCAGTACCGCCACGCCATCGCCATGAGCACCGCCAAGTACCGGCCCACCGCCCCCATGCGGGAGATGGTCAAGGTCCATGACGGCGGCCTCTGCACCGCCCCCGGCTGCACCAGCCCCATCCGCGAACTCGACCACGTCATCCCCTGGCCCAAAGGCAAAACGAAAGCCACCCAACTCAAGGGCCTGTGCTCCTGGCACCACCACCGCAAACACGACAACTACACGGTGACCCTGGATTCCGACGGCACCACCACCTGGACCACACCCCAGGGCCGGGTCCATACCACCCGACCCCACCAATACTGA
- the pyrF gene encoding orotidine-5'-phosphate decarboxylase, with protein sequence MSESFGARLAAKVAAAGPLVAGIDPHPGLLADWGLPVDVTGLERFALTCVEAFAAEVALVKPQAAFFEAFGSRGVAVLERTIAEARAAGALVIVDAKRGDIGSTMAAYASAFLSDDSPLAGDAVTLSPYLGFGSLDPALELSAKTGRGIFVLALTSNKEGPSVQRARTDGGVSLAQSIVDAAAERNDGARPLGHVGVVIGATVGETGLDLSRLNGPVLAPGLGAQGGTVADLRRLFGGISGQVLPSSSRDVLRHGPDVAALRAAAVATRESVRELGESAGTAGKSVS encoded by the coding sequence ATGAGCGAGTCCTTCGGGGCCCGGCTGGCGGCCAAGGTGGCCGCCGCCGGGCCGCTGGTGGCCGGCATCGACCCGCACCCGGGCCTGCTGGCCGACTGGGGCCTGCCGGTGGACGTCACCGGCCTGGAGCGCTTCGCGCTGACCTGCGTGGAGGCGTTCGCCGCCGAGGTGGCGCTGGTGAAGCCGCAGGCGGCCTTCTTCGAGGCGTTCGGCTCGCGGGGCGTGGCCGTGCTGGAGCGGACCATCGCCGAGGCGCGGGCCGCCGGCGCGCTGGTGATCGTGGACGCCAAGCGGGGCGACATCGGCTCCACGATGGCCGCCTACGCGTCGGCGTTCCTGTCCGACGACTCGCCGCTGGCCGGCGACGCGGTGACGCTCTCGCCGTATCTGGGATTCGGTTCTCTGGATCCGGCTTTGGAGCTGAGTGCGAAAACCGGTCGCGGAATTTTCGTTCTCGCCTTGACTTCCAACAAGGAAGGCCCGTCCGTGCAAAGGGCGCGCACCGATGGGGGCGTTTCCCTCGCGCAGTCGATCGTGGATGCGGCCGCCGAGCGCAATGACGGGGCCCGACCACTGGGCCATGTGGGTGTCGTTATCGGTGCCACGGTGGGTGAAACGGGCCTGGACCTGTCCCGCCTGAACGGTCCGGTGCTGGCGCCGGGGCTGGGCGCGCAGGGCGGCACCGTCGCCGACCTGCGGCGACTTTTCGGCGGGATTTCCGGCCAGGTTCTGCCCAGTTCGTCCCGCGACGTGCTGCGGCACGGGCCGGATGTGGCGGCGCTGCGCGCCGCCGCCGTCGCGACCAGGGAATCCGTCCGCGAGCTGGGCGAATCCGCAGGCACGGCAGGGAAATCCGTGAGTTGA
- the gmk gene encoding guanylate kinase has translation MSKTAEKGSGTSARPRLTVLSGPSGVGKSSVLSELRGLGEDVYYSVSVTTRAPRPGEVDGQHYHFVDRAEFDRMVAAGELLEHAEYAGNCYGTPRRPVEAALERGTPAILEIELQGARQVRRAMPEAQLVMLMPPTWEVLVTRLTGRGTEDPAVVAHRLKVAEQELAAAEEFDAVLVNSDVRTVARELLTLVVGSPTERVSSEP, from the coding sequence GTGAGCAAGACGGCCGAGAAGGGGTCGGGCACCAGTGCCCGGCCCCGCCTCACCGTGTTGTCCGGCCCCTCCGGGGTCGGCAAGTCCAGCGTGCTCTCCGAGCTGCGCGGGCTCGGTGAGGACGTGTACTACAGCGTCTCGGTGACCACCCGCGCGCCGCGCCCGGGCGAGGTCGACGGCCAGCACTACCACTTCGTCGACCGCGCCGAGTTCGACCGCATGGTGGCCGCCGGGGAGCTGCTCGAGCACGCCGAGTACGCGGGCAACTGCTACGGCACGCCGCGCCGGCCCGTCGAGGCCGCGCTGGAGCGGGGAACTCCAGCGATCCTCGAGATCGAGCTCCAGGGCGCGCGCCAGGTGCGGCGCGCCATGCCCGAGGCGCAGCTGGTGATGCTGATGCCGCCGACGTGGGAGGTTCTCGTGACCCGGCTGACCGGCCGCGGCACCGAGGATCCGGCGGTCGTCGCGCACCGGCTCAAGGTGGCCGAGCAGGAACTGGCCGCCGCCGAGGAGTTCGACGCCGTGCTGGTGAACTCCGATGTTCGTACCGTCGCACGCGAGTTGCTAACCTTGGTGGTCGGCTCGCCCACCGAGCGTGTGTCCAGCGAGCCGTGA
- the rpoZ gene encoding DNA-directed RNA polymerase subunit omega, with translation MTIPSHLAAVGEPVSTPEGITNPPIDDLLEQVSSKYALVIYAAKRARQINDYYAQLGEGLLEYVGPLVEPGPREKPLSIALREIHSGMLEHTEGE, from the coding sequence GTGACCATCCCGAGCCACCTTGCCGCTGTCGGCGAGCCCGTCAGCACGCCGGAAGGCATCACCAACCCGCCGATCGACGACCTGCTGGAGCAGGTCAGCTCGAAGTACGCGCTGGTGATCTACGCGGCCAAGCGCGCGCGGCAGATCAACGACTACTACGCCCAGCTCGGCGAGGGCCTGCTCGAGTACGTCGGCCCGCTGGTCGAGCCGGGCCCGCGCGAGAAGCCGCTGTCGATCGCGCTGCGCGAGATCCACTCCGGCATGCTCGAGCACACCGAAGGCGAATGA
- a CDS encoding gamma-aminobutyraldehyde dehydrogenase, whose translation MAHNVINGERLSGMDGLTADVVDPATGEVNGSAPISGPSDVDKAVRAAAAALRAWRRSTPRDRAHALLGLAAAVEDNAKRLADAECAETGKQWHVVLDEEIPASVDALRFFAGAARNLEGRSAGEYASGLTSTIRREPVGVCAQITPWNYPLLMAVWKIAPAVAAGNTTVVKPAETTPSSTVLLAELAGEYLPAGVVNVICGDRETGRLLVEHPVPALVSITGSTRAGMQVAASAAATLKRTHLELGGNAPVIVFDDVDVTDTAEKIVAAAFYNAGQDCTAASRVLVHADVHDELVEALTKVASAQRTGRGPREAADFGPLNSQAQLDRVTGLVSRLPAAAVVHCGGHRVGDRGFFFAPTVISGVRQDDEIVQEEVFAPVITVQSFGTEEEAVELANGVPYGLASSVWSESHRRVLRVSSALDFGCVWVNTHGALVSEMPHGGFKQSGYGKDLSGYGFEDYTRVKHVMSAV comes from the coding sequence ATGGCGCACAACGTGATCAACGGCGAGCGACTGTCCGGTATGGACGGTCTCACGGCCGACGTCGTCGACCCCGCCACGGGCGAGGTCAACGGCAGTGCTCCCATCTCCGGACCGTCCGATGTGGACAAGGCGGTGCGGGCCGCCGCGGCGGCGTTGCGCGCCTGGCGGCGCAGCACGCCGCGCGACCGCGCGCACGCGCTGCTCGGGCTGGCCGCCGCCGTCGAGGACAACGCGAAGCGGCTGGCCGACGCCGAGTGCGCGGAGACCGGCAAGCAGTGGCACGTGGTGCTGGACGAGGAGATTCCGGCGAGCGTGGACGCCCTGCGGTTCTTCGCCGGCGCCGCGCGCAACCTGGAGGGCCGGTCCGCCGGGGAGTACGCCAGCGGGCTGACCTCGACGATCCGGCGGGAGCCGGTCGGCGTGTGCGCGCAGATCACGCCATGGAACTACCCGCTGCTGATGGCCGTGTGGAAGATCGCGCCGGCGGTGGCCGCCGGCAACACGACCGTGGTGAAGCCGGCCGAGACGACGCCGTCGAGCACGGTGCTGCTGGCCGAGCTGGCCGGCGAGTACCTGCCGGCCGGCGTGGTGAACGTGATCTGCGGCGACCGGGAGACCGGCCGGCTGCTGGTCGAGCACCCGGTGCCGGCGCTGGTGTCGATCACCGGTTCGACCCGGGCCGGCATGCAGGTCGCCGCCAGCGCGGCGGCGACGCTGAAGCGGACCCACCTTGAGCTGGGCGGGAACGCTCCCGTGATCGTGTTCGACGATGTCGACGTCACCGACACCGCGGAGAAGATCGTGGCCGCGGCGTTCTACAACGCCGGGCAGGACTGCACCGCCGCCAGTCGTGTTCTCGTCCATGCCGACGTGCACGACGAGCTGGTGGAGGCCCTCACCAAGGTCGCCTCGGCCCAGCGGACCGGTCGCGGGCCTCGCGAGGCGGCGGACTTCGGGCCGCTGAACAGCCAGGCGCAGCTGGACCGGGTGACGGGGCTGGTGTCGAGGCTGCCGGCTGCGGCCGTGGTGCACTGCGGCGGGCACCGGGTCGGTGACCGGGGGTTCTTCTTCGCCCCGACCGTGATCTCCGGGGTGCGCCAGGACGACGAGATCGTGCAGGAGGAGGTGTTCGCCCCGGTCATCACCGTGCAGTCGTTCGGCACCGAGGAGGAGGCCGTCGAGCTGGCCAACGGCGTGCCCTACGGCCTGGCGTCGTCGGTGTGGAGCGAGAGCCACCGACGGGTGCTGCGGGTGAGCTCGGCGCTGGACTTCGGGTGCGTGTGGGTGAACACGCACGGGGCGCTGGTGTCCGAGATGCCGCATGGAGGGTTCAAGCAGTCCGGGTACGGCAAGGATCTCTCCGGCTACGGCTTCGAGGACTACACGCGGGTGAAGCATGTGATGAGCGCGGTTTGA
- a CDS encoding class I SAM-dependent methyltransferase, producing MSLPVPEEAARDLYGRLRSFLPGVVLDVGCGVGSVAAQLGGTLILLDAVDLRGPDAPSAPFVLGDACALPFASGSLGGVHLARVLHHVSDWRVALTEARRVVRPGGAVAVTLGGRMFASELAPLRDAVFDEGRRLGLEGAHHVHGPSGYEDVDSVLGSGEVVEVSFPQLDTPRQVVFDAASHPYAWLPGQDLSPLQAVAEQVLARSGFEPDQPVEHERVISYRVYRSDDR from the coding sequence GTGAGCCTGCCCGTTCCCGAGGAAGCCGCCCGTGATCTCTACGGGCGGCTTCGCTCGTTCCTGCCCGGGGTCGTCCTGGACGTCGGCTGCGGCGTCGGCTCCGTCGCCGCGCAGCTCGGCGGCACCCTGATCCTGCTCGACGCCGTCGACCTCCGCGGCCCCGACGCCCCTTCGGCGCCCTTTGTCCTCGGCGACGCCTGCGCCCTGCCGTTCGCTTCCGGCTCGTTGGGCGGCGTGCACCTGGCCCGGGTCCTGCACCACGTCTCGGACTGGCGCGTGGCCCTGACCGAGGCCCGTCGAGTCGTCCGCCCCGGCGGCGCCGTCGCCGTGACCCTCGGCGGCCGCATGTTCGCCTCCGAACTGGCACCGCTGCGTGACGCCGTCTTCGACGAGGGCCGCCGCTTGGGGTTGGAAGGTGCCCACCACGTCCACGGCCCCTCCGGCTACGAGGACGTCGACTCGGTTCTCGGCTCCGGTGAGGTCGTCGAGGTCAGCTTCCCCCAGCTCGACACCCCTCGGCAGGTCGTCTTCGACGCCGCTTCGCACCCGTACGCCTGGCTCCCGGGCCAGGACCTGTCGCCCCTGCAGGCCGTCGCCGAGCAGGTGCTGGCCCGCTCCGGCTTCGAGCCCGACCAGCCCGTGGAGCATGAGCGGGTCATCTCGTACCGCGTGTACCGGTCAGACGACCGCTAG
- the metK gene encoding methionine adenosyltransferase has product MSEHSRRLFTSESVTEGHPDKICDAISDSILDGLLSKDPRSRVAVETLITTGQVHVAGEVTTEAYADIPTIVREKILEIGYDSSAKGFDGNSCGVNVAIGSQSPDIAQGVDTAYESRVESAEDEIARQGAGDQGLMFGYATTDTPELMPLPIALAHRLSRRLTAVRKNGALPYLRPDGKTQVTIEYAGDQPVRLDTVVVSSQHADGIDLEKMLAVDVREQVVLPELANLNLDTEGVRLFVNPTGRFVIGGPMGDAGLTGRKIIVDTYGGMARHGGGAFSGKDPSKVDRSAAYAMRWVAKNVVAAGLATRTEVQVAYAIGKAAPVGLFVETFGTETVDPAKIQQAIGEVFDLRPAAIIRDLDLLRPIYAPTAAYGHFGRPDLDLPWERTDRAEALKSAAGA; this is encoded by the coding sequence GTGAGCGAACACAGCCGGAGGCTGTTCACCTCTGAGTCGGTCACCGAGGGCCACCCCGACAAGATCTGTGACGCGATCAGCGACTCCATTCTTGACGGGCTGCTGTCCAAGGACCCGCGCAGCCGGGTCGCCGTCGAGACGCTGATCACCACCGGCCAGGTGCACGTGGCCGGCGAGGTCACGACCGAGGCGTACGCCGACATCCCGACCATCGTCCGGGAGAAGATCCTGGAGATCGGCTACGACTCGTCGGCCAAGGGCTTCGACGGCAACTCCTGCGGCGTGAACGTCGCGATCGGGTCGCAGTCCCCGGACATCGCGCAGGGCGTGGACACCGCCTATGAATCGCGGGTCGAGTCGGCCGAGGACGAGATCGCCCGCCAGGGCGCCGGTGACCAGGGCCTGATGTTCGGCTACGCCACCACCGACACCCCCGAGCTGATGCCGCTGCCGATCGCGCTGGCCCACCGCCTGTCGCGCCGGCTGACCGCGGTCCGCAAGAACGGCGCGCTGCCGTACCTGCGTCCCGACGGCAAGACCCAGGTCACCATCGAGTACGCCGGCGACCAGCCGGTGCGGCTGGACACCGTGGTCGTGTCCTCGCAGCACGCCGACGGCATCGACCTGGAGAAGATGCTCGCGGTGGACGTGCGCGAGCAGGTCGTGCTGCCGGAGCTGGCCAACCTGAACCTCGACACCGAGGGCGTGCGGCTGTTCGTCAACCCGACCGGGCGCTTCGTCATCGGCGGCCCCATGGGCGACGCCGGCCTGACCGGCCGCAAGATCATCGTCGACACCTACGGCGGCATGGCCCGCCACGGCGGCGGCGCCTTCTCCGGCAAGGACCCGTCGAAGGTGGACCGCTCCGCCGCGTACGCCATGCGCTGGGTGGCGAAGAACGTCGTCGCCGCCGGCCTGGCCACCCGGACCGAGGTCCAGGTCGCCTACGCCATCGGCAAGGCCGCCCCCGTCGGTCTGTTCGTGGAGACCTTCGGCACCGAGACCGTGGACCCGGCCAAGATCCAGCAGGCCATCGGCGAGGTCTTCGACCTGCGGCCCGCCGCCATCATCCGGGACCTCGACCTGCTGCGGCCGATCTACGCCCCGACCGCCGCGTACGGCCACTTCGGCCGGCCCGACCTGGACCTGCCGTGGGAGCGGACCGACCGGGCCGAGGCCCTGAAGTCCGCCGCTGGCGCGTGA
- a CDS encoding class I SAM-dependent methyltransferase — MTDATTRFGGFAEEYDRVRPRPPAELVPLISQWAGTSTPDVVDLGAGTGLSTALWPSAIGVEPDPGMRAVAAARGLRVIDGTAEATTLPDNCADVVTAGQALHWFDPERTFPEIARILRPGGVFAAFDCDWPPAVDAECFATYLEVEANYRVLEVRHHVRPAYAEKTDHVARLRDSGLFRHVAEIALHARDTGDADRFVDILRSQGGVVALLERGITEDEIGLTRLRQVARRRIPEPRTWWWTYRVRLAVV; from the coding sequence ATGACGGACGCCACCACGCGCTTCGGCGGGTTCGCCGAGGAGTACGACCGGGTTCGCCCTCGGCCCCCGGCCGAACTCGTCCCGCTCATCAGCCAGTGGGCCGGCACCTCGACCCCTGACGTGGTCGACCTCGGCGCGGGCACCGGGCTTTCCACGGCCCTCTGGCCGTCCGCCATCGGCGTCGAACCCGATCCCGGCATGCGCGCCGTCGCCGCCGCCCGGGGCCTGCGGGTCATCGACGGCACCGCCGAGGCGACCACCCTCCCCGACAACTGCGCCGACGTCGTCACCGCCGGCCAGGCCCTGCACTGGTTCGACCCCGAGCGCACGTTCCCCGAGATCGCGCGCATCCTCCGACCCGGCGGCGTGTTCGCCGCCTTCGACTGCGACTGGCCTCCGGCCGTCGACGCCGAATGCTTCGCCACCTACCTGGAGGTCGAGGCCAACTACCGCGTCCTGGAGGTCCGGCACCACGTCCGCCCCGCCTACGCCGAGAAGACCGACCACGTCGCCCGCCTCCGCGACAGCGGCCTGTTCCGGCACGTCGCCGAGATCGCCCTGCACGCCCGCGACACCGGCGACGCCGACCGCTTCGTCGACATCCTCCGCAGCCAGGGCGGCGTCGTCGCGCTGCTGGAACGCGGCATCACCGAGGACGAGATCGGTCTGACCCGCCTGCGCCAGGTCGCCCGGCGACGCATCCCCGAGCCCCGCACCTGGTGGTGGACCTACCGCGTCCGGCTAGCGGTCGTCTGA
- the mihF gene encoding integration host factor, actinobacterial type — protein sequence MALPQLTEEQRAAALEKAAAARRARAELKERLKRGGTNLKDVLTAADTDEVLGKMKVSALLESLPGVGKVRAAQIMERLEIATSRRLRGLGDRQRKALLTEFGGE from the coding sequence GTGGCCCTTCCCCAGCTGACCGAGGAGCAGCGGGCCGCAGCGCTGGAGAAGGCGGCTGCCGCTCGTCGCGCCCGGGCCGAGCTCAAGGAGCGCCTCAAGCGTGGCGGCACGAACCTGAAGGACGTGCTGACCGCCGCCGACACCGACGAGGTCCTCGGCAAGATGAAGGTCTCCGCACTCCTGGAGTCCCTGCCCGGCGTCGGCAAGGTCCGGGCCGCGCAGATCATGGAGCGGCTGGAGATCGCGACCAGCCGCCGGCTGCGTGGTCTCGGCGACCGTCAGCGCAAGGCCCTGCTGACCGAGTTCGGCGGCGAGTGA
- the coaBC gene encoding bifunctional phosphopantothenoylcysteine decarboxylase/phosphopantothenate--cysteine ligase CoaBC, with the protein MSDVPNVVLGVGGGIAAYKACEVLRRLTESGHRVRVVPTEAALNFVGAATFEALSGQPVATGVFTDVPAVPHVKIGQTADLVVVAPATADLLARAAHGMADDLLTGTLLTARCPVLMVPAMHTEMWEHPATQANVATLRSRGVVVAEPASGRLTGKDTGKGRLPEPAEIVELARLLLAAPSALPRDLEGRRVVVSAGGTREALDPVRYLGNRSSGKQGYALARVAAQRGAEVTLVAGHTADLADPAGVRVVRVGSAIELRDAMHAESREADVVVMAAAVADFRPLALSSSKIKKGDREPEPIRLAVNPDILVELVKARPTGQVVVGFAAETGDETGDVLHHGRAKLARKGCDLLVVNAVGDGLAFEVEDNAGWLLTAGGDEHPIPHGSKSRLAATVWDAIGPLLRT; encoded by the coding sequence ATGAGCGACGTTCCGAACGTCGTACTGGGCGTGGGCGGCGGCATCGCCGCCTACAAGGCCTGCGAGGTGCTGCGCCGCCTGACCGAGTCCGGTCACCGGGTGCGCGTGGTGCCCACCGAGGCCGCGCTGAACTTCGTCGGCGCGGCCACCTTCGAGGCGCTGTCCGGGCAGCCGGTCGCCACCGGGGTGTTCACCGACGTCCCGGCGGTGCCGCACGTCAAGATCGGGCAGACCGCCGACCTGGTCGTCGTCGCCCCCGCCACCGCGGACCTGCTGGCCCGGGCCGCCCACGGCATGGCCGACGACCTGCTCACCGGCACGCTGCTGACCGCGCGCTGCCCCGTGCTCATGGTGCCGGCGATGCACACCGAGATGTGGGAGCACCCGGCCACCCAGGCCAACGTCGCCACGCTGCGCTCCCGCGGCGTGGTCGTGGCCGAGCCGGCCAGCGGCCGGCTGACCGGCAAGGACACCGGCAAGGGCCGACTCCCCGAGCCGGCCGAGATCGTCGAGCTGGCCCGGCTGCTGCTGGCCGCCCCGTCGGCGCTGCCCCGGGACCTGGAGGGCCGCCGCGTGGTGGTGTCCGCCGGCGGCACCCGCGAGGCGCTCGACCCCGTCCGCTACCTGGGCAACCGCTCGTCCGGCAAGCAGGGCTACGCGCTGGCCCGGGTCGCCGCCCAGCGCGGCGCCGAGGTCACGCTGGTCGCCGGGCACACCGCCGACCTGGCCGACCCCGCCGGCGTACGGGTGGTCCGCGTCGGGTCCGCGATCGAGCTGCGGGACGCCATGCACGCCGAGAGCCGCGAGGCCGACGTGGTGGTGATGGCCGCGGCCGTCGCCGACTTCCGGCCGCTCGCGCTGTCCTCGTCGAAGATCAAGAAGGGTGACCGGGAGCCCGAGCCGATCCGGCTCGCGGTCAACCCGGACATCCTGGTCGAGCTCGTCAAGGCCCGTCCCACCGGACAGGTCGTGGTCGGCTTCGCCGCCGAGACCGGCGACGAGACCGGTGACGTGCTGCACCACGGCCGGGCCAAGCTCGCCCGCAAGGGCTGCGACCTGCTGGTCGTCAACGCCGTCGGCGACGGCCTCGCGTTCGAGGTCGAGGACAACGCCGGGTGGCTGCTGACCGCGGGCGGTGACGAACATCCCATCCCGCACGGCTCCAAGTCCCGGCTGGCGGCCACAGTGTGGGATGCGATCGGGCCCTTGCTCAGGACTTGA